A part of Streptomyces sp. NBC_00557 genomic DNA contains:
- a CDS encoding AAA family ATPase produces MPATPENPAFGSAEDVAERFAAHGYIADRRLATTVFLQTRLEKPLLLEGPAGVGKTELAKTLAAASGRRLLRLQCYEGQDESRALYEWDYGKQLLYTQMLRDKIGDLTADAPDLASAVHRIEEQDSVFFSDRFLAPRPLLDAVRGEQPAVLLIDEVDRADEALEAVLLECLAEYQVSVPEIGTYTAKVPPYVVLTSNNTRDLSAALKRRCLHLFLDYPDAERELEIVRAKDTGLPEAAARHLVDVVRGLRELPLRKSPSISETVDWARTLAVLGVDELDPEVLAGTANVVLKYERDLHRALEVLPRLVDPNRTLPAPGHHHDGHHHHGGHHQHDGHHHGPGHGEPEQADGRAVRAAMDRQGRHDEGYYGAPGAGPTHRPTPGAGQGARAFAAVTRRRTD; encoded by the coding sequence GTGCCCGCCACACCCGAGAACCCCGCGTTCGGCTCGGCCGAGGACGTCGCCGAGCGGTTCGCCGCCCACGGCTACATCGCCGACCGGCGGCTCGCCACCACTGTGTTCCTGCAGACCAGACTCGAGAAGCCGCTGCTGCTGGAGGGCCCGGCCGGCGTCGGCAAGACCGAGCTGGCCAAGACGTTGGCAGCAGCCAGCGGGCGCCGGCTGCTGCGCCTGCAGTGTTACGAGGGCCAGGACGAGAGCCGTGCCCTGTACGAGTGGGACTACGGCAAGCAGCTGCTGTACACCCAGATGCTCCGGGACAAGATCGGCGACCTCACGGCCGACGCCCCCGACCTGGCCTCCGCCGTCCACCGGATCGAGGAGCAGGACAGCGTCTTCTTCTCCGACCGGTTCCTCGCCCCGCGCCCGCTGCTGGACGCGGTGCGCGGCGAGCAGCCGGCGGTCCTGCTCATCGACGAGGTCGACCGGGCGGACGAGGCACTGGAGGCGGTGCTCCTCGAGTGCCTGGCCGAGTACCAGGTGTCGGTGCCGGAGATCGGCACGTACACCGCGAAGGTCCCCCCGTACGTCGTCCTCACCTCCAACAACACCCGCGACCTGTCGGCCGCGCTGAAGCGCCGCTGCCTGCACCTCTTCCTCGACTATCCCGACGCGGAACGGGAGTTGGAGATCGTACGGGCCAAGGACACCGGGCTGCCCGAGGCGGCCGCCCGCCACCTGGTGGACGTGGTGCGCGGCCTGCGCGAACTGCCGCTGCGCAAGAGCCCCAGCATCTCCGAGACCGTCGACTGGGCCCGCACCCTCGCGGTCCTGGGCGTCGACGAACTCGACCCGGAGGTTCTCGCCGGCACCGCCAACGTGGTTCTGAAGTACGAGCGGGATCTGCACCGCGCGCTGGAGGTCCTGCCACGTCTGGTCGACCCCAACCGCACGCTGCCCGCACCCGGCCACCACCACGACGGCCATCATCACCATGGCGGTCACCATCAACACGACGGTCACCATCACGGCCCCGGGCACGGGGAACCGGAGCAGGCCGACGGGCGCGCGGTACGGGCCGCCATGGACCGGCAGGGCCGGCACGACGAGGGCTACTACGGCGCCCCGGGCGCCGGACCGACGCACCGCCCCACCCCCGGCGCCGGCCAGGGCGCCCGAGCGTTCGCCGCCGTCACGCGGCGCCGCACCGACTGA
- the mdo gene encoding NDMA-dependent methanol dehydrogenase (This methanol dehydrogenase is considered a nicotinoprotein, since its NADP cofactor remains is not dissociable, but instead remains permanently bound. A member of this family has been shown to act as a formaldehyde dismutase, able to convert two molecules of formaldehyde (plus one water molecule) into one of methanol and one of formate, with no net change in its redox state. More recently, it was shown in Mycobacterium smegmatis that this enzyme is critical to ethanol utilization, for which the biosynthesis of the cofactor-like electron carrier mycofactocin is also required.), whose protein sequence is MQVEELLKPFPIKEFHPFPRALMGPGAHELIGPEAKKLGFRRTLVMTTGLRGSDTVHKIVESMKYHGLEVVVYDKVESNPKDYNVMDAVALYQENKCDSFVSIGGGSSHDACKGARISVAHDGRSVNDFEGFNKSENPKNPPHIAVSTTAGTGSETSWAYVITDTTTDPDNPHKYVAFDDASVASLAIDDPTLYYDCPLDYTAQCGFDVLAHASEPYVSRLDFQPSLGNALHAIRLTARHLRQAVWNGQDLAGREGMMYAQYIAAQAFNSGGLGIIHSISHAVSAFYDTHHGLNNAIALPRVWAFNMPAHYERFADIAEAMGVDTHGMTKVQAAEAALAAGIRLLRDVGIPEKFTDVQQETYSKNRLGQGPTKFYEQAKVIKGDAADVDRITNHVLGDACTPGNAKECTFDTVRPVVEHCMTGDLDDLLG, encoded by the coding sequence ATGCAGGTCGAAGAACTTCTCAAGCCGTTCCCGATCAAGGAATTCCACCCCTTCCCCCGGGCGCTGATGGGCCCGGGCGCCCATGAGCTGATCGGTCCGGAGGCCAAGAAGCTGGGATTCCGCCGCACGCTGGTGATGACCACCGGTCTGCGCGGCAGCGACACGGTGCACAAGATCGTCGAGTCGATGAAGTACCACGGCCTTGAGGTCGTGGTGTACGACAAGGTCGAGTCGAACCCCAAGGACTACAACGTCATGGACGCCGTGGCGCTGTACCAGGAGAACAAGTGCGACTCGTTCGTGTCGATCGGCGGCGGCTCGTCGCACGACGCGTGCAAGGGAGCCCGTATCTCCGTCGCCCACGACGGCCGCAGCGTCAACGACTTCGAGGGCTTCAACAAGTCCGAGAACCCCAAGAACCCGCCGCACATCGCCGTCTCCACCACGGCCGGCACCGGTTCGGAGACCTCGTGGGCGTACGTCATCACCGACACGACCACGGACCCGGACAACCCGCACAAGTACGTCGCCTTCGACGACGCCTCGGTGGCCAGCCTGGCCATCGACGACCCCACGCTGTACTACGACTGCCCCCTCGACTACACGGCGCAGTGCGGCTTCGACGTACTCGCGCACGCCTCGGAACCGTACGTCTCGCGGCTGGACTTCCAGCCGTCGCTGGGCAACGCGCTGCACGCGATCAGGCTCACCGCCCGCCATCTGCGCCAGGCGGTGTGGAACGGCCAGGACCTGGCCGGGCGCGAGGGCATGATGTACGCACAGTACATCGCGGCGCAGGCGTTCAACTCCGGCGGCCTGGGCATCATCCACTCCATCTCGCACGCGGTCAGCGCGTTCTACGACACCCACCACGGCCTCAACAACGCCATCGCACTCCCCCGGGTGTGGGCGTTCAACATGCCGGCCCACTACGAGCGGTTCGCGGACATCGCCGAGGCGATGGGCGTGGACACGCACGGCATGACGAAGGTGCAGGCCGCCGAGGCGGCGCTCGCCGCGGGCATCCGGCTGCTGCGTGACGTCGGCATCCCCGAGAAGTTCACCGACGTCCAGCAGGAGACCTACTCCAAGAACCGCCTCGGGCAGGGCCCGACGAAGTTCTACGAGCAGGCGAAGGTCATCAAGGGCGACGCCGCCGACGTCGACCGCATCACGAACCACGTGCTCGGTGACGCCTGCACCCCGGGCAACGCCAAGGAGTGCACGTTCGACACGGTGCGCCCCGTCGTCGAGCACTGCATGACCGGCGACCTGGACGACCTGCTCGGCTGA
- the mftA gene encoding mycofactocin precursor MftA (Mycofactocin is a small molecule electron carrier derived from the final two amino acids, Val-Tyr, of MftA, the mycofactocin precursor. It plays a role in redox homeostasis and the metabolism of alcohols and aldehydes in Actinobacteria, including Mycobacterium tuberculosis.) yields MNEDQIGAEQDTINVADELVEEVLVEEVSIDGMCGVY; encoded by the coding sequence GTGAACGAGGACCAGATCGGGGCCGAGCAGGACACCATCAACGTCGCCGATGAACTCGTCGAGGAGGTCCTCGTCGAAGAGGTCTCCATCGACGGCATGTGCGGCGTCTACTGA
- the mftB gene encoding mycofactocin biosynthesis chaperone MftB (MftB, a small protein, is a peptide chaperone that assists the radical SAM enzyme MftC in performing two modifications to the C-terminal Val-Tyr dipeptide of the mycofactocin precursor peptide, MftA. MftB's role is analogous to the role of PqqD in the biosynthesis of PQQ, a cofactor that derives entirely from a Tyr and a Glu in the precursor PqqA.), which yields MPSPAFDVARPYRLNPSVALRPEPFGALAYHFGNRRLSFLKAPELVELVRGLDRHPSVGDALAGVPDVRRGAFLRALASLAAADMIIPQHSGTGAR from the coding sequence ATGCCGTCCCCGGCGTTCGACGTGGCCCGCCCCTACCGGCTGAACCCTTCCGTCGCGCTGCGCCCCGAGCCGTTCGGGGCGCTCGCCTACCACTTCGGCAATCGCCGGCTGTCCTTCCTCAAGGCACCGGAACTCGTCGAACTGGTCCGGGGGCTCGACCGTCACCCCAGCGTCGGGGACGCCCTCGCCGGCGTGCCCGACGTCCGGCGGGGTGCCTTCCTGCGCGCGCTGGCCTCCCTGGCCGCCGCCGACATGATCATTCCCCAGCACAGTGGAACCGGAGCTCGGTGA
- the mftC gene encoding mycofactocin radical SAM maturase (MftC is a radical SAM/SPASM enzyme that catalyzes the first two steps in biosynthesis of the electron carrier mycofactocin from the terminal Val-Tyr dipeptide of the precursor peptide MftA.) translates to MTTLHDPPHTPERVPALVEQFKGGLHAPICLTWEWTYACNLSCAHCLSSSGRRDPLELSTDEIKSVIDELQRMQVFYVNVGGGEPTVRPDFWELLDYAIAHQVGVKFSTNGLRLTPERARRLAATDYVDIQISLDGATREVNDAVRGRGSYDMAIRAMENLADAGFRDFKISVVMTRQNVAQLDDFAAIADRYGAQLRITRLRPSGRGADVWDELHPTAEQQYDIYSWLLGHGEKVLTGDSFFHLNALGSEPIPGLNLCGAGRVVCLIDPVGDVYACPFAIHDAFKAGNVRSPGGFDRVWRESALFAELRRPSTGGACSGCPAYDTCQGGCMAAKFFTGLPLDGPDPECVKGHGAAALSAVARDALPRQGNDHSHRTVPLGMPAVRTARPDRLCDESPLAGAGLAVHTVKGTS, encoded by the coding sequence ATGACCACCCTTCACGATCCACCGCACACCCCCGAGCGGGTGCCGGCCCTCGTCGAGCAGTTCAAGGGCGGTCTGCACGCTCCGATCTGCCTGACCTGGGAGTGGACCTACGCGTGCAACCTGTCCTGCGCGCACTGCCTGTCCTCGTCCGGGCGACGCGACCCGCTGGAGCTGTCCACGGACGAGATCAAGTCCGTGATCGACGAGCTGCAGCGCATGCAGGTCTTCTACGTCAACGTCGGCGGCGGCGAACCCACGGTCCGCCCCGACTTCTGGGAGCTGCTGGACTACGCGATCGCCCACCAGGTCGGCGTGAAGTTCTCCACCAACGGGCTGCGCCTGACCCCCGAGCGGGCCCGGCGGCTGGCCGCGACCGACTACGTCGACATCCAGATCTCCCTGGACGGCGCCACCCGCGAGGTCAACGACGCGGTGCGCGGCCGGGGTTCGTACGACATGGCGATCCGGGCCATGGAGAACCTCGCCGACGCCGGTTTCCGGGACTTCAAGATCTCCGTGGTGATGACTCGCCAGAACGTCGCCCAGCTCGACGACTTCGCCGCCATCGCCGACCGCTACGGCGCACAGTTGCGCATCACCCGGCTCAGGCCCTCCGGGCGGGGCGCGGACGTGTGGGACGAACTGCACCCCACCGCCGAGCAGCAGTACGACATCTACTCCTGGCTGCTCGGGCACGGCGAGAAGGTGCTCACCGGGGACTCCTTCTTCCATCTCAACGCGCTGGGTTCGGAGCCCATCCCGGGGCTGAACCTGTGCGGCGCGGGACGCGTGGTGTGCCTGATCGACCCGGTCGGCGACGTGTACGCCTGCCCGTTCGCCATCCACGACGCGTTCAAGGCCGGCAACGTCCGCTCCCCGGGCGGCTTCGACCGGGTCTGGCGGGAGTCGGCGCTCTTCGCCGAGCTGCGCCGGCCCTCCACCGGGGGCGCCTGCTCCGGCTGCCCCGCGTACGACACCTGCCAGGGCGGCTGCATGGCCGCGAAGTTCTTCACCGGCCTGCCGCTCGACGGCCCCGACCCCGAGTGCGTCAAAGGCCACGGCGCCGCCGCGCTCTCGGCGGTGGCGCGGGACGCGCTCCCACGCCAGGGCAACGACCACTCGCACCGGACCGTGCCCCTGGGCATGCCCGCCGTGCGCACCGCCCGCCCCGACCGCCTCTGTGACGAGAGCCCGCTGGCCGGCGCCGGCCTCGCCGTACACACCGTGAAAGGAACGTCATGA